Sequence from the Candidatus Edwardsbacteria bacterium genome:
TGGTATAAAAATGCCGAGAAGAAAAAGAGTCATAAAACGGGAACTGCTGCCCGATCCCAAATACCACGACACCATGGTCACCATCTTCATCAACAACCTGATGGAGAGGGGCAAGAAGAGCATAGCCGAGCGTATCTTCTACAACGCGGTGGAGATCGTGGAGAAGAAGACCAAGGCCTCGGGGATCGACGGCTTCAAGCAGGCCCTGAACAACATCAAGCCGGTGCTGGAGGTCAAGCCCCGCCGGGTGGGCGGCGCCACCTACCAGGTGCCGGTGGAAGTAAAGCCAGAGCGCCGGACCGCACTGGCCATCCGCTGGATGATCGCTGCAGCCAAGTCCCGTTCCGAGCAGACCATGCGGGAGAGGCTGGCCGGAGAGATACTGTCCGCCATCAAGAACGAGGGCGGCGCCATCAAGAAGAAAGAGGACGCCCATAAGATGGCCGAGGCCAACAAGG
This genomic interval carries:
- the rpsG gene encoding 30S ribosomal protein S7, which gives rise to MPRRKRVIKRELLPDPKYHDTMVTIFINNLMERGKKSIAERIFYNAVEIVEKKTKASGIDGFKQALNNIKPVLEVKPRRVGGATYQVPVEVKPERRTALAIRWMIAAAKSRSEQTMRERLAGEILSAIKNEGGAIKKKEDAHKMAEANKAFAHYRF